A stretch of the Thunnus thynnus chromosome 7, fThuThy2.1, whole genome shotgun sequence genome encodes the following:
- the sh3bgr gene encoding SH3 domain-binding glutamic acid-rich protein isoform X21, whose amino-acid sequence MVIKVFLASSSGSTAIKKKQQDVVGFLEALKVDYTQLDIACNEENRMWMRQNVPEEKKPANGIPLPPQIFNEESYCGDYETFFDAKEDNTVYSFLGLPPPPGSKEAQQADKADIVENGTHTEETNAEENLDDSTAHVEEEEEQEEEDLQSEEEEELRQLEEEEEAEVQEEEEEDLEETQQEEEAE is encoded by the exons ATGGTTATCAAAGTATTTCTCGCCTCTTCATCGGGATCCACTGCG ATCAAGAAGAAGCAGCAAGATGTGGTCGGCTTCTTGGAGGCTCTTAAAGTGGACTACACTCAGCTGGACATCGCCTGCAATGAGGAGAACCGCATGTGGATGAGGCAGAATGTCCCTGAGGAGAAGAAGCCCGCCAACGGCATCCCCTTGCCCCCCCAGATCTTCAATGAAGAGAGCTACTGTGGG GACTATGAAACATTCTTCGATGCTAAGGAAGACAACACTGTTTATTCCTTCCTGGGGCTGCCCCCTCCTCctgggtcaaag GAAGCACAACAGGCTGACAAGGCAGACATTGTGGAGAACGGGACCCATACTGAGGAAACTAATGCAGAAGAAAACCTTGATGACTCAACA gCCCATgtagaagaggaagaagaacag GAGGAAGAGGATTTGCAGTCAGAG GAGGAAGAAGAGCTACGACAGCTTGAG gaagaagaagaggctgAAGTACAAGAG
- the sh3bgr gene encoding SH3 domain-binding glutamic acid-rich protein isoform X26, with the protein MVIKVFLASSSGSTAIKKKQQDVVGFLEALKVDYTQLDIACNEENRMWMRQNVPEEKKPANGIPLPPQIFNEESYCGDYETFFDAKEDNTVYSFLGLPPPPGSKEAQQADKADIVENGTHTEETNAEENLDDSTAHVEEEEEQEEEDLQSEEEEEAEVQEEEEEDLEETQQEEEAE; encoded by the exons ATGGTTATCAAAGTATTTCTCGCCTCTTCATCGGGATCCACTGCG ATCAAGAAGAAGCAGCAAGATGTGGTCGGCTTCTTGGAGGCTCTTAAAGTGGACTACACTCAGCTGGACATCGCCTGCAATGAGGAGAACCGCATGTGGATGAGGCAGAATGTCCCTGAGGAGAAGAAGCCCGCCAACGGCATCCCCTTGCCCCCCCAGATCTTCAATGAAGAGAGCTACTGTGGG GACTATGAAACATTCTTCGATGCTAAGGAAGACAACACTGTTTATTCCTTCCTGGGGCTGCCCCCTCCTCctgggtcaaag GAAGCACAACAGGCTGACAAGGCAGACATTGTGGAGAACGGGACCCATACTGAGGAAACTAATGCAGAAGAAAACCTTGATGACTCAACA gCCCATgtagaagaggaagaagaacag GAGGAAGAGGATTTGCAGTCAGAG gaagaagaagaggctgAAGTACAAGAG
- the sh3bgr gene encoding SH3 domain-binding glutamic acid-rich protein isoform X24, with protein sequence MVIKVFLASSSGSTAIKKKQQDVVGFLEALKVDYTQLDIACNEENRMWMRQNVPEEKKPANGIPLPPQIFNEESYCGDYETFFDAKEDNTVYSFLGLPPPPGSKEAQQADKADIVENGTHTEETNAEENLDDSTAHVEEEEEQEEEELRQLEEEEEAEVQEEEEEDLEETQQEEEAE encoded by the exons ATGGTTATCAAAGTATTTCTCGCCTCTTCATCGGGATCCACTGCG ATCAAGAAGAAGCAGCAAGATGTGGTCGGCTTCTTGGAGGCTCTTAAAGTGGACTACACTCAGCTGGACATCGCCTGCAATGAGGAGAACCGCATGTGGATGAGGCAGAATGTCCCTGAGGAGAAGAAGCCCGCCAACGGCATCCCCTTGCCCCCCCAGATCTTCAATGAAGAGAGCTACTGTGGG GACTATGAAACATTCTTCGATGCTAAGGAAGACAACACTGTTTATTCCTTCCTGGGGCTGCCCCCTCCTCctgggtcaaag GAAGCACAACAGGCTGACAAGGCAGACATTGTGGAGAACGGGACCCATACTGAGGAAACTAATGCAGAAGAAAACCTTGATGACTCAACA gCCCATgtagaagaggaagaagaacag GAGGAAGAAGAGCTACGACAGCTTGAG gaagaagaagaggctgAAGTACAAGAG
- the sh3bgr gene encoding SH3 domain-binding glutamic acid-rich protein isoform X33: MVIKVFLASSSGSTAIKKKQQDVVGFLEALKVDYTQLDIACNEENRMWMRQNVPEEKKPANGIPLPPQIFNEESYCGDYETFFDAKEDNTVYSFLGLPPPPGSKEAQQADKADIVENGTHTEETNAEENLDDSTAHVEEEEEQEEEDLQSEEEEEAEVQEQEEEAE, encoded by the exons ATGGTTATCAAAGTATTTCTCGCCTCTTCATCGGGATCCACTGCG ATCAAGAAGAAGCAGCAAGATGTGGTCGGCTTCTTGGAGGCTCTTAAAGTGGACTACACTCAGCTGGACATCGCCTGCAATGAGGAGAACCGCATGTGGATGAGGCAGAATGTCCCTGAGGAGAAGAAGCCCGCCAACGGCATCCCCTTGCCCCCCCAGATCTTCAATGAAGAGAGCTACTGTGGG GACTATGAAACATTCTTCGATGCTAAGGAAGACAACACTGTTTATTCCTTCCTGGGGCTGCCCCCTCCTCctgggtcaaag GAAGCACAACAGGCTGACAAGGCAGACATTGTGGAGAACGGGACCCATACTGAGGAAACTAATGCAGAAGAAAACCTTGATGACTCAACA gCCCATgtagaagaggaagaagaacag GAGGAAGAGGATTTGCAGTCAGAG gaagaagaagaggctgAAGTACAAGAG
- the sh3bgr gene encoding SH3 domain-binding glutamic acid-rich protein isoform X13 — MVIKVFLASSSGSTAIKKKQQDVVGFLEALKVDYTQLDIACNEENRMWMRQNVPEEKKPANGIPLPPQIFNEESYCGDYETFFDAKEDNTVYSFLGLPPPPGSKEAQQADKADIVENGTHTEETNAEENLDDSTEVPVEERNGDADAEEEQAQAADEEEGEEVAEAETAEDEAAEGETAGDEEPAEEEEEEEEEEEAVEETDEVTEDTAHVEEEEEQEEEDLQSEEEEEAEVQEQEEEAE, encoded by the exons ATGGTTATCAAAGTATTTCTCGCCTCTTCATCGGGATCCACTGCG ATCAAGAAGAAGCAGCAAGATGTGGTCGGCTTCTTGGAGGCTCTTAAAGTGGACTACACTCAGCTGGACATCGCCTGCAATGAGGAGAACCGCATGTGGATGAGGCAGAATGTCCCTGAGGAGAAGAAGCCCGCCAACGGCATCCCCTTGCCCCCCCAGATCTTCAATGAAGAGAGCTACTGTGGG GACTATGAAACATTCTTCGATGCTAAGGAAGACAACACTGTTTATTCCTTCCTGGGGCTGCCCCCTCCTCctgggtcaaag GAAGCACAACAGGCTGACAAGGCAGACATTGTGGAGAACGGGACCCATACTGAGGAAACTAATGCAGAAGAAAACCTTGATGACTCAACA GAGGTTCCAGTGGAGGAACGTAACGGGGATGCAGacgcagaggaggagcaggcaCAGGCAGCTGATGAGGAGGAAGGTGAGGAGGTAGCAGAAGCAGAGACTGCAGAAGATGAAGCTGCGGAAGGCGAAACAGCAGGAGACGAGGAACccgcagaggaggaggaggaggaggaggaggaggaggaggcagtggAAGAAACAGACGAGGTCACAGAAGACACA gCCCATgtagaagaggaagaagaacag GAGGAAGAGGATTTGCAGTCAGAG gaagaagaagaggctgAAGTACAAGAG
- the sh3bgr gene encoding SH3 domain-binding glutamic acid-rich protein isoform X47: MVIKVFLASSSGSTAIKKKQQDVVGFLEALKVDYTQLDIACNEENRMWMRQNVPEEKKPANGIPLPPQIFNEESYCGDYETFFDAKEDNTVYSFLGLPPPPGSKAHVEEEEEQEEEDLQSEEEEEAEVQEQEEEAE, encoded by the exons ATGGTTATCAAAGTATTTCTCGCCTCTTCATCGGGATCCACTGCG ATCAAGAAGAAGCAGCAAGATGTGGTCGGCTTCTTGGAGGCTCTTAAAGTGGACTACACTCAGCTGGACATCGCCTGCAATGAGGAGAACCGCATGTGGATGAGGCAGAATGTCCCTGAGGAGAAGAAGCCCGCCAACGGCATCCCCTTGCCCCCCCAGATCTTCAATGAAGAGAGCTACTGTGGG GACTATGAAACATTCTTCGATGCTAAGGAAGACAACACTGTTTATTCCTTCCTGGGGCTGCCCCCTCCTCctgggtcaaag gCCCATgtagaagaggaagaagaacag GAGGAAGAGGATTTGCAGTCAGAG gaagaagaagaggctgAAGTACAAGAG
- the sh3bgr gene encoding SH3 domain-binding glutamic acid-rich protein isoform X49: protein MVIKVFLASSSGSTAIKKKQQDVVGFLEALKVDYTQLDIACNEENRMWMRQNVPEEKKPANGIPLPPQIFNEESYCGDYETFFDAKEDNTVYSFLGLPPPPGSKAHVEEEEEQEEEDLQSEQEEEAE, encoded by the exons ATGGTTATCAAAGTATTTCTCGCCTCTTCATCGGGATCCACTGCG ATCAAGAAGAAGCAGCAAGATGTGGTCGGCTTCTTGGAGGCTCTTAAAGTGGACTACACTCAGCTGGACATCGCCTGCAATGAGGAGAACCGCATGTGGATGAGGCAGAATGTCCCTGAGGAGAAGAAGCCCGCCAACGGCATCCCCTTGCCCCCCCAGATCTTCAATGAAGAGAGCTACTGTGGG GACTATGAAACATTCTTCGATGCTAAGGAAGACAACACTGTTTATTCCTTCCTGGGGCTGCCCCCTCCTCctgggtcaaag gCCCATgtagaagaggaagaagaacag GAGGAAGAGGATTTGCAGTCAGAG
- the sh3bgr gene encoding SH3 domain-binding glutamic acid-rich protein isoform X20, giving the protein MVIKVFLASSSGSTAIKKKQQDVVGFLEALKVDYTQLDIACNEENRMWMRQNVPEEKKPANGIPLPPQIFNEESYCGDYETFFDAKEDNTVYSFLGLPPPPGSKEAQQADKADIVENGTHTEETNAEENLDDSTQAHVEEEEEQEEEDLQSEEEEELRQLEEEEEAEVQEEEEEDLEETQQEEEAE; this is encoded by the exons ATGGTTATCAAAGTATTTCTCGCCTCTTCATCGGGATCCACTGCG ATCAAGAAGAAGCAGCAAGATGTGGTCGGCTTCTTGGAGGCTCTTAAAGTGGACTACACTCAGCTGGACATCGCCTGCAATGAGGAGAACCGCATGTGGATGAGGCAGAATGTCCCTGAGGAGAAGAAGCCCGCCAACGGCATCCCCTTGCCCCCCCAGATCTTCAATGAAGAGAGCTACTGTGGG GACTATGAAACATTCTTCGATGCTAAGGAAGACAACACTGTTTATTCCTTCCTGGGGCTGCCCCCTCCTCctgggtcaaag GAAGCACAACAGGCTGACAAGGCAGACATTGTGGAGAACGGGACCCATACTGAGGAAACTAATGCAGAAGAAAACCTTGATGACTCAACA caggCCCATgtagaagaggaagaagaacag GAGGAAGAGGATTTGCAGTCAGAG GAGGAAGAAGAGCTACGACAGCTTGAG gaagaagaagaggctgAAGTACAAGAG
- the sh3bgr gene encoding SH3 domain-binding glutamic acid-rich protein isoform X25 codes for MVIKVFLASSSGSTAIKKKQQDVVGFLEALKVDYTQLDIACNEENRMWMRQNVPEEKKPANGIPLPPQIFNEESYCGDYETFFDAKEDNTVYSFLGLPPPPGSKEAQQADKADIVENGTHTEETNAEENLDDSTQAHVEEEEEQEEEDLQSEEEEELRQLEEEEEAEVQEQEEEAE; via the exons ATGGTTATCAAAGTATTTCTCGCCTCTTCATCGGGATCCACTGCG ATCAAGAAGAAGCAGCAAGATGTGGTCGGCTTCTTGGAGGCTCTTAAAGTGGACTACACTCAGCTGGACATCGCCTGCAATGAGGAGAACCGCATGTGGATGAGGCAGAATGTCCCTGAGGAGAAGAAGCCCGCCAACGGCATCCCCTTGCCCCCCCAGATCTTCAATGAAGAGAGCTACTGTGGG GACTATGAAACATTCTTCGATGCTAAGGAAGACAACACTGTTTATTCCTTCCTGGGGCTGCCCCCTCCTCctgggtcaaag GAAGCACAACAGGCTGACAAGGCAGACATTGTGGAGAACGGGACCCATACTGAGGAAACTAATGCAGAAGAAAACCTTGATGACTCAACA caggCCCATgtagaagaggaagaagaacag GAGGAAGAGGATTTGCAGTCAGAG GAGGAAGAAGAGCTACGACAGCTTGAG gaagaagaagaggctgAAGTACAAGAG
- the sh3bgr gene encoding SH3 domain-binding glutamic acid-rich protein isoform X23 produces MVIKVFLASSSGSTAIKKKQQDVVGFLEALKVDYTQLDIACNEENRMWMRQNVPEEKKPANGIPLPPQIFNEESYCGDYETFFDAKEDNTVYSFLGLPPPPGSKEAQQADKADIVENGTHTEETNAEENLDDSTQAHVEEEEEQEEEDLQSEEEEEAEVQEEEEEDLEETQQEEEAE; encoded by the exons ATGGTTATCAAAGTATTTCTCGCCTCTTCATCGGGATCCACTGCG ATCAAGAAGAAGCAGCAAGATGTGGTCGGCTTCTTGGAGGCTCTTAAAGTGGACTACACTCAGCTGGACATCGCCTGCAATGAGGAGAACCGCATGTGGATGAGGCAGAATGTCCCTGAGGAGAAGAAGCCCGCCAACGGCATCCCCTTGCCCCCCCAGATCTTCAATGAAGAGAGCTACTGTGGG GACTATGAAACATTCTTCGATGCTAAGGAAGACAACACTGTTTATTCCTTCCTGGGGCTGCCCCCTCCTCctgggtcaaag GAAGCACAACAGGCTGACAAGGCAGACATTGTGGAGAACGGGACCCATACTGAGGAAACTAATGCAGAAGAAAACCTTGATGACTCAACA caggCCCATgtagaagaggaagaagaacag GAGGAAGAGGATTTGCAGTCAGAG gaagaagaagaggctgAAGTACAAGAG
- the sh3bgr gene encoding SH3 domain-binding glutamic acid-rich protein isoform X4, which yields MVIKVFLASSSGSTAIKKKQQDVVGFLEALKVDYTQLDIACNEENRMWMRQNVPEEKKPANGIPLPPQIFNEESYCGDYETFFDAKEDNTVYSFLGLPPPPGSKEAQQADKADIVENGTHTEETNAEENLDDSTEVPVEERNGDADAEEEQAQAADEEEGEEVAEAETAEDEAAEGETAGDEEPAEEEEEEEEEEEAVEETDEVTEDTAHVEEEEEQEEEELRQLEEEEEAEVQEEEEEDLEETQQEEEAE from the exons ATGGTTATCAAAGTATTTCTCGCCTCTTCATCGGGATCCACTGCG ATCAAGAAGAAGCAGCAAGATGTGGTCGGCTTCTTGGAGGCTCTTAAAGTGGACTACACTCAGCTGGACATCGCCTGCAATGAGGAGAACCGCATGTGGATGAGGCAGAATGTCCCTGAGGAGAAGAAGCCCGCCAACGGCATCCCCTTGCCCCCCCAGATCTTCAATGAAGAGAGCTACTGTGGG GACTATGAAACATTCTTCGATGCTAAGGAAGACAACACTGTTTATTCCTTCCTGGGGCTGCCCCCTCCTCctgggtcaaag GAAGCACAACAGGCTGACAAGGCAGACATTGTGGAGAACGGGACCCATACTGAGGAAACTAATGCAGAAGAAAACCTTGATGACTCAACA GAGGTTCCAGTGGAGGAACGTAACGGGGATGCAGacgcagaggaggagcaggcaCAGGCAGCTGATGAGGAGGAAGGTGAGGAGGTAGCAGAAGCAGAGACTGCAGAAGATGAAGCTGCGGAAGGCGAAACAGCAGGAGACGAGGAACccgcagaggaggaggaggaggaggaggaggaggaggaggcagtggAAGAAACAGACGAGGTCACAGAAGACACA gCCCATgtagaagaggaagaagaacag GAGGAAGAAGAGCTACGACAGCTTGAG gaagaagaagaggctgAAGTACAAGAG
- the sh3bgr gene encoding SH3 domain-binding glutamic acid-rich protein isoform X5 produces the protein MVIKVFLASSSGSTAIKKKQQDVVGFLEALKVDYTQLDIACNEENRMWMRQNVPEEKKPANGIPLPPQIFNEESYCGDYETFFDAKEDNTVYSFLGLPPPPGSKEAQQADKADIVENGTHTEETNAEENLDDSTEVPVEERNGDADAEEEQAQAADEEEGEEVAEAETAEDEAAEGETAGDEEPAEEEEEEEEEEEAVEETDEVTEDTQAHVEEEEEQEEEDLQSEEEEEAEVQEEEEEDLEETQQEEEAE, from the exons ATGGTTATCAAAGTATTTCTCGCCTCTTCATCGGGATCCACTGCG ATCAAGAAGAAGCAGCAAGATGTGGTCGGCTTCTTGGAGGCTCTTAAAGTGGACTACACTCAGCTGGACATCGCCTGCAATGAGGAGAACCGCATGTGGATGAGGCAGAATGTCCCTGAGGAGAAGAAGCCCGCCAACGGCATCCCCTTGCCCCCCCAGATCTTCAATGAAGAGAGCTACTGTGGG GACTATGAAACATTCTTCGATGCTAAGGAAGACAACACTGTTTATTCCTTCCTGGGGCTGCCCCCTCCTCctgggtcaaag GAAGCACAACAGGCTGACAAGGCAGACATTGTGGAGAACGGGACCCATACTGAGGAAACTAATGCAGAAGAAAACCTTGATGACTCAACA GAGGTTCCAGTGGAGGAACGTAACGGGGATGCAGacgcagaggaggagcaggcaCAGGCAGCTGATGAGGAGGAAGGTGAGGAGGTAGCAGAAGCAGAGACTGCAGAAGATGAAGCTGCGGAAGGCGAAACAGCAGGAGACGAGGAACccgcagaggaggaggaggaggaggaggaggaggaggaggcagtggAAGAAACAGACGAGGTCACAGAAGACACA caggCCCATgtagaagaggaagaagaacag GAGGAAGAGGATTTGCAGTCAGAG gaagaagaagaggctgAAGTACAAGAG
- the sh3bgr gene encoding SH3 domain-binding glutamic acid-rich protein isoform X1: protein MVIKVFLASSSGSTAIKKKQQDVVGFLEALKVDYTQLDIACNEENRMWMRQNVPEEKKPANGIPLPPQIFNEESYCGDYETFFDAKEDNTVYSFLGLPPPPGSKEAQQADKADIVENGTHTEETNAEENLDDSTEVPVEERNGDADAEEEQAQAADEEEGEEVAEAETAEDEAAEGETAGDEEPAEEEEEEEEEEEAVEETDEVTEDTQAHVEEEEEQEEEDLQSEEEEELRQLEEEEEAEVQEEEEEDLEETQQEEEAE, encoded by the exons ATGGTTATCAAAGTATTTCTCGCCTCTTCATCGGGATCCACTGCG ATCAAGAAGAAGCAGCAAGATGTGGTCGGCTTCTTGGAGGCTCTTAAAGTGGACTACACTCAGCTGGACATCGCCTGCAATGAGGAGAACCGCATGTGGATGAGGCAGAATGTCCCTGAGGAGAAGAAGCCCGCCAACGGCATCCCCTTGCCCCCCCAGATCTTCAATGAAGAGAGCTACTGTGGG GACTATGAAACATTCTTCGATGCTAAGGAAGACAACACTGTTTATTCCTTCCTGGGGCTGCCCCCTCCTCctgggtcaaag GAAGCACAACAGGCTGACAAGGCAGACATTGTGGAGAACGGGACCCATACTGAGGAAACTAATGCAGAAGAAAACCTTGATGACTCAACA GAGGTTCCAGTGGAGGAACGTAACGGGGATGCAGacgcagaggaggagcaggcaCAGGCAGCTGATGAGGAGGAAGGTGAGGAGGTAGCAGAAGCAGAGACTGCAGAAGATGAAGCTGCGGAAGGCGAAACAGCAGGAGACGAGGAACccgcagaggaggaggaggaggaggaggaggaggaggaggcagtggAAGAAACAGACGAGGTCACAGAAGACACA caggCCCATgtagaagaggaagaagaacag GAGGAAGAGGATTTGCAGTCAGAG GAGGAAGAAGAGCTACGACAGCTTGAG gaagaagaagaggctgAAGTACAAGAG
- the sh3bgr gene encoding SH3 domain-binding glutamic acid-rich protein isoform X3, whose translation MVIKVFLASSSGSTAIKKKQQDVVGFLEALKVDYTQLDIACNEENRMWMRQNVPEEKKPANGIPLPPQIFNEESYCGDYETFFDAKEDNTVYSFLGLPPPPGSKEAQQADKADIVENGTHTEETNAEENLDDSTEVPVEERNGDADAEEEQAQAADEEEGEEVAEAETAEDEAAEGETAGDEEPAEEEEEEEEEEEAVEETDEVTEDTQAHVEEEEEQEEEELRQLEEEEEAEVQEEEEEDLEETQQEEEAE comes from the exons ATGGTTATCAAAGTATTTCTCGCCTCTTCATCGGGATCCACTGCG ATCAAGAAGAAGCAGCAAGATGTGGTCGGCTTCTTGGAGGCTCTTAAAGTGGACTACACTCAGCTGGACATCGCCTGCAATGAGGAGAACCGCATGTGGATGAGGCAGAATGTCCCTGAGGAGAAGAAGCCCGCCAACGGCATCCCCTTGCCCCCCCAGATCTTCAATGAAGAGAGCTACTGTGGG GACTATGAAACATTCTTCGATGCTAAGGAAGACAACACTGTTTATTCCTTCCTGGGGCTGCCCCCTCCTCctgggtcaaag GAAGCACAACAGGCTGACAAGGCAGACATTGTGGAGAACGGGACCCATACTGAGGAAACTAATGCAGAAGAAAACCTTGATGACTCAACA GAGGTTCCAGTGGAGGAACGTAACGGGGATGCAGacgcagaggaggagcaggcaCAGGCAGCTGATGAGGAGGAAGGTGAGGAGGTAGCAGAAGCAGAGACTGCAGAAGATGAAGCTGCGGAAGGCGAAACAGCAGGAGACGAGGAACccgcagaggaggaggaggaggaggaggaggaggaggaggcagtggAAGAAACAGACGAGGTCACAGAAGACACA caggCCCATgtagaagaggaagaagaacag GAGGAAGAAGAGCTACGACAGCTTGAG gaagaagaagaggctgAAGTACAAGAG
- the sh3bgr gene encoding SH3 domain-binding glutamic acid-rich protein isoform X2: MVIKVFLASSSGSTAIKKKQQDVVGFLEALKVDYTQLDIACNEENRMWMRQNVPEEKKPANGIPLPPQIFNEESYCGDYETFFDAKEDNTVYSFLGLPPPPGSKEAQQADKADIVENGTHTEETNAEENLDDSTEVPVEERNGDADAEEEQAQAADEEEGEEVAEAETAEDEAAEGETAGDEEPAEEEEEEEEEEEAVEETDEVTEDTAHVEEEEEQEEEDLQSEEEEELRQLEEEEEAEVQEEEEEDLEETQQEEEAE; this comes from the exons ATGGTTATCAAAGTATTTCTCGCCTCTTCATCGGGATCCACTGCG ATCAAGAAGAAGCAGCAAGATGTGGTCGGCTTCTTGGAGGCTCTTAAAGTGGACTACACTCAGCTGGACATCGCCTGCAATGAGGAGAACCGCATGTGGATGAGGCAGAATGTCCCTGAGGAGAAGAAGCCCGCCAACGGCATCCCCTTGCCCCCCCAGATCTTCAATGAAGAGAGCTACTGTGGG GACTATGAAACATTCTTCGATGCTAAGGAAGACAACACTGTTTATTCCTTCCTGGGGCTGCCCCCTCCTCctgggtcaaag GAAGCACAACAGGCTGACAAGGCAGACATTGTGGAGAACGGGACCCATACTGAGGAAACTAATGCAGAAGAAAACCTTGATGACTCAACA GAGGTTCCAGTGGAGGAACGTAACGGGGATGCAGacgcagaggaggagcaggcaCAGGCAGCTGATGAGGAGGAAGGTGAGGAGGTAGCAGAAGCAGAGACTGCAGAAGATGAAGCTGCGGAAGGCGAAACAGCAGGAGACGAGGAACccgcagaggaggaggaggaggaggaggaggaggaggaggcagtggAAGAAACAGACGAGGTCACAGAAGACACA gCCCATgtagaagaggaagaagaacag GAGGAAGAGGATTTGCAGTCAGAG GAGGAAGAAGAGCTACGACAGCTTGAG gaagaagaagaggctgAAGTACAAGAG
- the sh3bgr gene encoding SH3 domain-binding glutamic acid-rich protein isoform X7: MVIKVFLASSSGSTAIKKKQQDVVGFLEALKVDYTQLDIACNEENRMWMRQNVPEEKKPANGIPLPPQIFNEESYCGDYETFFDAKEDNTVYSFLGLPPPPGSKEAQQADKADIVENGTHTEETNAEENLDDSTEVPVEERNGDADAEEEQAQAADEEEGEEVAEAETAEDEAAEGETAGDEEPAEEEEEEEEEEEAVEETDEVTEDTAHVEEEEEQEEEDLQSEEEEEAEVQEEEEEDLEETQQEEEAE; encoded by the exons ATGGTTATCAAAGTATTTCTCGCCTCTTCATCGGGATCCACTGCG ATCAAGAAGAAGCAGCAAGATGTGGTCGGCTTCTTGGAGGCTCTTAAAGTGGACTACACTCAGCTGGACATCGCCTGCAATGAGGAGAACCGCATGTGGATGAGGCAGAATGTCCCTGAGGAGAAGAAGCCCGCCAACGGCATCCCCTTGCCCCCCCAGATCTTCAATGAAGAGAGCTACTGTGGG GACTATGAAACATTCTTCGATGCTAAGGAAGACAACACTGTTTATTCCTTCCTGGGGCTGCCCCCTCCTCctgggtcaaag GAAGCACAACAGGCTGACAAGGCAGACATTGTGGAGAACGGGACCCATACTGAGGAAACTAATGCAGAAGAAAACCTTGATGACTCAACA GAGGTTCCAGTGGAGGAACGTAACGGGGATGCAGacgcagaggaggagcaggcaCAGGCAGCTGATGAGGAGGAAGGTGAGGAGGTAGCAGAAGCAGAGACTGCAGAAGATGAAGCTGCGGAAGGCGAAACAGCAGGAGACGAGGAACccgcagaggaggaggaggaggaggaggaggaggaggaggcagtggAAGAAACAGACGAGGTCACAGAAGACACA gCCCATgtagaagaggaagaagaacag GAGGAAGAGGATTTGCAGTCAGAG gaagaagaagaggctgAAGTACAAGAG